The Parambassis ranga chromosome 19, fParRan2.1, whole genome shotgun sequence genome contains a region encoding:
- the pus3 gene encoding tRNA pseudouridine(38/39) synthase, whose protein sequence is MSDALKQRITELEAELEKLRSQLKQSNGPEDDMTSSPPPHKNTDCRSDGKNTRKEKRKAGKDRPFDFTVHPRRHVALRLAYLGWTYNGFAVQENTDNTVEARLFEALLKTRLIQDRQSSNYHRCGRTDKGVSAFSQVITIDLRSTQFCGGLGVTLPDNIDDGTKSKASAAELPYVKLLNRVLPQDIRALDWVPVAEGFSARFDCQSRTYRYYFPRGALDVALMADAAKRYEGTHDFRNLCKMDVGNGVLQFERTILSATVKPVQPLNVSSMNQFDVFMFEVKGLAFLYHQVRCMMAVLLLIGQKLEAPDIINQLLDVEENPRKPQYSMAVDYPLVLYDCHFEGLSWKQETEELNFVLSALQQLWTQSAVKAHILHGMIQGLESRGGVSFNQCCLVEGSKQKNYRPLLERPCCESLQSRIDHFVKRGRLEREEGENGGEMIHRGKRSKHSHSPPCLPLSSEMPKQSIDQKKED, encoded by the exons ATGTCAGATGCGTTAAAACAGCGAATAACAGagctggaggcagagctggagaagCTCAGATCCCAGCTAAAGCAGAGCAATGGACCCGAGGACGACATGACGTCCAGCCCGCCTCCTCATAAAAACACGGACTGCAGGTCTGATGGGAAGAACACCaggaaagagaaaaggaaagcAGGCAAAGACCGTCCTTTTGACTTTACTGTGCACCCCCGGCGCCATGTGGCTCTGCGGCTGGCTTACCTGGGCTGGACTTACAACGGGTTCGCGGTGCAGGAGAACACGGACAACACTGTGGAGGCCAGACTCTTTGAAGCCCTGCTCAAGACCCGGCTGATTCAGGACCGCCAGAGCTCCAACTACCACCGCTGTGGACGCACGGATAAAGGAGTCAGCGCTTTTTCTCAA GTCATAACAATCGACCTACGTTCCACACAGTTTTGTGGAGGACTGGGTGTCACCCTCCCTGATAATATTGATGATGGCACCAAATCAAAAGCTTCTGCTGCTGAACTTCCATATGTGAAGCTACTGAACAGAGTTTTGCCACAGGACATTAGGGCCTTGGATTGGGTGCCAGTGGCCGAAGGTTTTAGTGCACGCTTTGACTGCCAGTCCCGAACATACCGTTACTACTTCCCACGAGGGGCCTTGGATGTAGCATTGATGGCAGATGCTGCAAAAAG ATATGAGGGAACTCATGACTTTCGCAACCTGTGCAAGATGGACGTGGGCAATGGAGTCCTGCAGTTTGAGAGGACCATTTTGTCGGCCACAGTAAAGCCAGTACAGCCTCTAAATGTGTCGAGCATGAACCAGTTTGACGTCTTCATGTTTGAGGTGAAAGGATTGGCCTTCCTCTACCACCAG gTGCGCTGCATGATGGCAGTGCTTCTCCTGATAGGACAGAAGCTGGAAGCCCCAGATATCATTAATCAGCTCCTGGATGTTGAGGAAAACCCCAGGAAGCCCCAATATAG CATGGCAGTAGATTACCCTTTGGTGCTGTACGACTGCCACTTTGAAGGGTTGAGCTGGAAGCAGGAGACCGAAGAACTCAACTTCGTCCTGTCGGCACTACAGCAACTCTGGACGCAGAGCGCTGTCAAGGCCCACATCCTCCATGGGATGATCCAGGGTTTGGAAAGCAGAG GTGGCGTGTCCTTTAACCAATGCTGTCTAGTAGAAGGGAGCAAGCAGAAAAACTACCGACCACTGCTGGAGCGTCCGTGCTGTGAGAGCCTGCAGTCCAGGATAGACCATTTTGTAAAAAGAGGCAGACTGGAGCGAGAGGAAGGGGAGAACGGTGGAGAAATGATCCACAGAGGAAAAAGGTCCAAACATTCCCACAGTCCACCTTGTCTGCCTCTTTCTTCGGAGATGCCTAAACAAAGTATTGACCAGAAAAAAGAAGATTGA
- the LOC114452521 gene encoding CD63 antigen-like yields the protein MSGLALITIGVLQYSTYSQMGTFAGDGLAKIAIVLIAVGVTIALVSLLGHLGAFFNNSSMVAGFICILIVIIVLEVLTGAAFYIFRSRTALLQMDSAINTKARGVIHEYSPEKRHDINRIQEKFHCCGADSYADWASSEGWKNHDALPDSCCREKTEGCGQDKKKVHTRGCIKAIKRFLLKNLVWVGAVCIALGVTEVFGVLVGVCLCLDIKRRNYEDLS from the exons atgtCTGGGCTAGCCCTCATCACCATCGGAGTGCTGCAATACTCCACCTATTCACAGATGGGCACTTTCGCAGGGGATGGCCTGGCTAAAATTGCTATCGTCCTTATCGCAGTGGGTGTCACCATTGCCCTTGTATCCCTCTTGGGTCACCTTGGTGCATTCTTTAATAATTCCTCCATGGTGGCCGGT TTCATCTGCATCCTGATAGTGATCATCGTTTTGGAGGTTCTCACTGGAGCTGCCTTTTACATATTTCGCAGCAGG ACTGCTCTTCTGCAGATGGACAGCGCTATCAACACCAAAGCACGAGGAGTGATCCATGAATACAGCCCGGAGAAGAGACACGACATCAACAGGATTCAGGAAAAG TTCCATTGCTGTGGTGCGGACAGCTACGCTGACTGGGCCAGTAGTGAGGGCTGGAAAAACCATGATGCTTTGCCAGACTCCTGCTGCAGGGAGAAGACTGAAGGGTGTGGACAAGACAAGAAGAAAGTCCACACCAGG GGCTGCATCAAGGCTATCAAGCGCTTTCTGTTGAAGAATTTGGTGTGGGTTGGAGCTGTGTGCATTGCTCTTGGAGTCACAGAG GTTTTTGGAGTGTTAGTCGGTGTGTGCTTATGTCTGGATATAAAACGGAGGAACTATGAAGACCTTAGCTAA
- the LOC114452277 gene encoding C1q-related factor-like yields MLVLVLVVLIPVLVSSVGAGGTDDSTSHYEMLGTCRMVCDPFPSTGTSGPGMHTGMDTATTGLHVDNDADLSDHSIGPPLPTYSDYGPQGKTGRPGKPGPPGPPGPPGPPGPKGPPGDSVDIVRTGILGLGGKGAVSTTTYNTTPRVAFYAGLRNPQEGYDILRFDDVVTNIGGNYEGATGKFTCKIPGTYFFIYNVLMRGGDGTSMWADLIKNGLVRASAIAQDQDQSYDYASNSVILHLDAGDEVFIKLDGGKAHGGNSNKYSTFSGFILYAD; encoded by the exons ATGCTGGTCCTGGTTCTGGTGGTCCTCATCCCTGTGCTGGTAAGTTCCGTTGGTGCAGGTGGCACAGATGACAGCACGAGCCACTATGAGATGCTGGGCACCTGCCGCATGGTTTGTGACCCCTTTCCCAGCACAGGGACCTCAGGGCCAGGCATGCATACAGGGATGGACACAGCAACCACAGGCCTGCATGTGGACAACGACGCTGACCTGAGTGATCACAGCATCGGCCCACCGCTGCCTACATACAGCGATTACGGACCACAAGGAAAAACAGGACGTCCGGGAAAGCCTGGACCCCCAGGACCACCTGGACCTCCGGGACCACCTGGACCTAAgggaccacctggagacagtgTGGACATTGTACGGACAGGGATTCTAGGTTTAGGAGGTAAAGGGGCAGTGAGCACAACCACCTACAACACGACTCCTCGGGTGGCATTTTATGCTGGACTACGGAACCCTCAAGAAGGCTACGATATACTACGGTTTGATGACGTGGTGACTAATATTGGCGGCAACTATGAAGGTGCTACAGGCAAGTTCACCTGTAAGATTCCCGGCACCTACTTTTTCATCTATAATGTGCTGATGAGAGGAGGGGACGGCACCAGCATGTGGGCTGACCTGATCAAAAACGGCCTG GTCAGAGCCAGCGCCATTGCCCAAGACCAAGACCAGAGTTATGACTACGCCAGCAACAGTGTCATTCTTCATTTGGATGCAGGCGATGAGGTTTTCATCAAATTAGATGGGGGCAAAGCTCACGGGGGCAACAGCAACAAATACAGCACCTTCTCAGGGTTCATTCTGTATGCTGACTGA
- the dcakd gene encoding dephospho-CoA kinase domain-containing protein, translated as MFLVGLTGGIASGKSTVSSMLRELGCPIIDADVVARKVVERHTRAYSRIVYHFGPQILLENGEIDRQKLGQIIFANEEKRKLLNSITHPEIHKEMLKEILFYFLRGYRYVVLDVPLLFETRRLTQFLNHTVVVYCDPATQLFRLMQRDGLTQEQAEQRVAAQMPLNEKRGLANHVIENSGSREDTHRQVLRLHTKLEDSMDFLLVRVIAIAATAGLGGILLYAAKILFS; from the exons ATGTTTCTGGTGGGACTGACAGGAGGGATTGCCTCAGGGAAAAGCACAGTGTCTTCGATGCTGCGGGAGCTGGGGTGCCCCATTATTGATGCTGATGTTGTGGCTAGGAAAG TTGTGGAGCGACACACTCGTGCCTATTCTCGCATTGTGTACCACTTTGGGCCACAGATCCTTCTTGAAAATGGGGAGATTGACAGGCAGAAGTTGGGCCAAATCATCTTTGCCAATGAGGAAAAGAGGAAGCTGCTGAACTCCATCACCCACCCAGAGATTCATAAAGAAATGCTCAAAGAGATCCTGTTCTATTTTCTCAGAG GGTACCGCTATGTGGTGCTGGACGTGCCTCTTCTCTTTGAAACCAGACGCCTCACTCAGTTTCTGAACCACACTGTAGTAGTTTACTG CGACCCTGCCACTCAGCTGTTTCGGCTGATGCAGAGGGACGGCCTGACCCAGGAGCAGGCCGAGCAGCGTGTGGCTGCACAGATGCCACTCAATGAAAAGCGCGGCTTGGCCAATCATGTTATTGAGAACTCGGGTAGCCGGGAGGACACCCACCGGCAGGTCCTGAGGCTCCACACAAAGCTGGAGGACTCCATGGACTTCCTCTTAGTGAGGGTCATTGCCATCGCTGCCACTGCTGGCCTGGGTGGAATACTGCTCTATGCAGCCAAGATCCTTTTTTCCTAA